The Euphorbia lathyris chromosome 8, ddEupLath1.1, whole genome shotgun sequence genome has a window encoding:
- the LOC136202262 gene encoding flotillin-like protein 4: MYRVASPSEYLVITGIGISDIKLSKKAWLFPGQSCTVFDVSPVNYTFEVQAMSAEKLPFVLPAVFTIGPRVDDEQSLLKYAKLISPHDKLSHHVKELVQGIIEGETRVLAASMTMEEIFRGTKDFKQEVFEKVQLELNQFGLLIYNANVKQLVDVPGHEYFSYLGQKTQMEAANQARVDVAEAKMKGDLGSKEREGQTLQNAAKIDAETKIIATHRQGEGKKEEIKVKTQVKIYENQRDAEVAEANAELAKKKAGWAKEAQVAEVEAAKAVSLREAELQMEVERMNALTRTEKLKAEFLSKASVDYETKVQEANWELYKKQKEAEAILYEKEKEAQAQKAVADATFYARQQLAEGELFAKQKEAQGLIALAQAQGTYLQTLLTALGGNYGALRDFLMINGGMYQEIAKINAESIRGLQPKISIWSNGNGGDHEINDGGMKEIAGVYKMLPPLFKTVHEQTGMLPPPWMGSLPDSSSA; this comes from the exons ATGTACAGAGTCGCAAGCCCGTCGGAGTATCTAGTAATCACCGGGATCGGAATCTCCGATATAAAGCTTTCAAAGAAAGCATGGCTTTTCCCCGGCCAATCCTGCACCGTTTTCGACGTTTCACCAGTAAACTACACATTCGAAGTCCAAGCGATGAGCGCCGAGAAACTCCCATTCGTCCTCCCGGCAGTTTTCACAATCGGCCCTCGCGTCGACGACGAACAGAGCCTATTGAAGTACGCGAAGCTAATTTCACCGCACGATAAGCTCTCTCACCACGTGAAAGAGCTCGTACAGGGAATAATCGAAGGCGAAACGCGAGTTCTCGCTGCGTCGATGACGATGGAGGAGATTTTCAGAGGAACTAAGGATTTCAAACAAGAAGTGTTTGAGAAAGTTCAATTGGAATTGAATCAATTTGGATTGTTGATTTATAATGCGAATGTTAAACAGCTTGTTGATGTTCCGGGCCATGAGTATTTTTCTTATTTGGGGCAGAAGACTCAAATGGAGGCGGCGAATCAAGCTAGGGTTGATGTTGCGGAGGCGAAGATGAAAGGAGATCTTGGATCGAAGGAGAGGGAAGGGCAAACGCTGCAAAATGCAGCGAAAATTGATGCGGAGACGAAGATCATAGCGACGCACAG GCAAGGAGAAGGGAAGAAGGAGGAGATAAAGGTAAAGACTCAAGTGAAAATTTATGAAAACCAGAGGGATGCTGAAGTGGCAGAGGCGAATGCTGAGCTGGCGAAGAAGAAAGCGGGCTGGGCAAAGGAAGCACAGGTGGCAGAAGTTGAAGCAGCAAAAGCTGTTTCTCTTAGAGAAGCTGAGCTGCAGATGGAAGTGGAGAGGATGAATGCTTTGACTAGGACTGAGAAACTTAAAGCTGAGTTCTTGAGCAAAGCTAGTGTTGACTATGAAACTAAG GTACAAGAAGCAAACTGGGAGCTAtacaagaaacaaaaagaagCAGAAGCAATTCTATacgaaaaagagaaagaagcaCAAGCTCAAAAAGCAGTAGCCGATGCAACATTTTATGCCCGCCAACAACTCGCAGAAGGAGAGCTATTTGCCAAGCAAAAAGAAGCACAAGGCCTAATAGCTTTAGCTCAAGCACAAGGCACATATCTTCAAACCCTTTTAACTGCATTAGGTGGAAACTATGGAGCTTTAAGAGATTTCTTAATGATCAATGGCGGAATGTATCAAGAAATCGCCAAGATTAACGCGGAGTCCATTCGCGGATTACAGCCGAAAATCAGCATTTGGAGTAATGGAAATGGTGGAGATCATGAAATCAATGATGGAGGTATGAAGGAAATTGCTGGGGTTTATAAGATGTTACCTCCTTTGTTTAAGACTGTTCATGAGCAAACTGGAATGCTTCCTCCGCCGTGGATGGGTAGCTTACCGGACTCTTCTTCTGCGTAG
- the LOC136202263 gene encoding hydroxyproline O-arabinosyltransferase 1-like, which translates to MGWGNLFFSMLISFSVALITYNILISANAPLKQELPGPSSPTSFSSLSIDPIIKMPLERSRRYGSGKKRLFHTAVTASDSVYNTWQCRVMYYWFKKFQNGPNSEMGGYTRILHSGKPDQFMDEIPTFVAQPLPSGMDQGYIVLNRPWAFVQWLQQANIKEDYILMAEPDHIIVKPIPNLSKDGLGAAFPFFYIEPKKYESVLRKYFPEDKGPITNIDPIGNSPVIIGKESLKKIAPTWMNVSLAMKKDPETDKAFGWVLEMYGYAVSSAIHGVGNILFKDFMLQPPWDTEIGKKFIIHYTYGCDYDMQGKLTYGKIGEWRFDKRSYESVAPPKNLPMPPPGVPESVVTLVKMVNEATANIPNWGS; encoded by the exons ATGGGTTGGGGAAATCTCTTCTTCTCAATGCTAATTTCCTTCTCAGTAGCTTTAATTACATACAATATTCTCATCTCAGCTAATGCGCCTCTCAAGCAAGAACTCCCAGGCCCATCTAGTCCTacttctttctcttctctttcaATTGACCCAATTATTAAGATGCCGCTTGAGAGGTCCCGGAGATATGGGTCCGGCAAGAAACGACTCTTTCACACGGCGGTTACAGCTTCCGATTCTGTTTATAATACTTGGCAATGTAGGGTTATGTATTATTGGTTCAAGAAGTTCCAAAATGGACCTAATTCTGAAATGGGTGGGTATACTAGGATTTTGCATTCTGGTAAACCTGATCAATTCATGGATGAGATCCCAACCTTCGTTGCTCAACCTCTTCCTTCCGGAATGGATCAG GGTTATATTGTCCTCAACAGACCTTGGGCTTTTGTGCAATGGCTTCAACAGGCGAATATAAAAGAAGA TTACATACTAATGGCAGAGCCGGATCATATTATTGTTAAACCAATACCCAATTTATCTAAAGATGGACTTGGAGCTGCATTTCCTTTCTTTTACATCGAGCCGAAGAAGTACGAATCAGTTCTCAGAAAGTACTTCCCTGAGGATAAGGGACCAATTACCAACATTGATCCAATCGGAAATTCTCCTGTCATTATCGGAAAG GAATCACTTAAAAAGATTGCTCCCACTTGGATGAATGTTTCCTTGGCCATGAAGAAGGATCCTGAAACAGATAAAGCTTTCGGTTGGGTGCTTGAAAT GTATGGTTATGCTGTTTCATCTGCTATTCATGGTGTTGGCAACATATTGTTTAAGGACTTCATGCTTCAG CCTCCGTGGGATACAGAAATAGGCAAGAAGTTCATAATTCATTACACATACGGATGTGACTATGACATGCAG GGTAAGCTCACATATGGAAAGATTGGAGAATGGAGGTTTGACAAAAGATCATATGAAAGTGTTGCACCCCCTAAGAACCTTCCCATGCCTCCTCCTGGCGTTCCGGAAAGTGTG GTGACTTTGGTGAAAATGGTGAATGAAGCCACTGCTAACATTCCTAACTGGGGATCATAA